The Chaetodon auriga isolate fChaAug3 chromosome 22, fChaAug3.hap1, whole genome shotgun sequence genome contains a region encoding:
- the avpr2l gene encoding arginine vasopressin receptor 2, like, translated as MDPSSNSSERASLEDGGAHEHFAHVRAAILGLVFVLATCANLVLLGTLWKKRKKHTRTQLFLLHLCLADLVVAFFQVLPQFLIEITHRFRGTDFLCRSVKYLQVVGMFASTYMIVAMTVDRYHAVCKPMVSFLKGSFRRYLSIGAAWLISLAFSSPQLFIFSLQEVEENQYDCWATFIEPWGSRIYISWITLSVYALPAVILLYCQMRICTTIYFNMKRKALQAGRAGMKGVSNALLKTVKMTFVIIMTYTVCWSPFFVVQLWSAWSPSSAPTQGPVFAIIMLLASLNSCTNPWIYLYYS; from the exons ATGGAtcccagcagcaacagctctgAAAGGGCATCGCTTGAGGATGGAGGCGCGCATGAACATTTTGCGCACGTCAGAGCCGCGATTTTGGGTTTGGTTTTCGTGCTCGCAACATGTGCTAATCTCGTTTTACTGGGCACACTTTGGAAGAAGCGAAAAAAACACACGAGGACCCAGCTGTTCCTCCTGCATCTGTGCTTGGCGGATCTGGTGGTTGCGTTTTTCCAAGTCCTGCCGCAGTTCCTCATTGAAATTACGCACAGGTTCCGAGGAACAGACTTCCTTTGCCGGTCCGTAAAGTACCTGCAGGTGGTCGGAATGTTTGCCTCCACGTACATGATCGTGGCTATGACCGTAGATCGGTACCATGCGGTTTGTAAGCCGATGGTTTCCTTCTTAAAGGGTTCATTTAGGAGGTATCTCTCCATAGGCGCAGCGTGGCTGATCTCCCTCGCCTTCAGCTCTCCTCAGCTCTTCATCTTCTCGCtccaggaggtggaggagaaccAGTACGACTGCTGGGCGACGTTTATTGAACCGTGGGGGAGCCGGATCTACATCAGCTGGATCACTCTGTCAGTGTATGCCCTGCCTGCCGTTATTTTGCTCTATTGCCAAATGAGAATATGCACAACAATCTACTTCAACATGAAGAGAAAGGCGCTGCAGGCAGGGCGCGCGGGCATGAAGGGGGTGTCCAACGCGTTGCTGAAGACTGTGAAGATGACATTTGTGATTATAATGACATACACTGTGTGTTGGAGCCCATTCTTTGTTGTCCAGTTATGGTCTGCATGGAGCCCGAGCAGCGCGCCAACTCAAG GTCCAGTGTTCGCCATCATCATGCTGCTCGCCAGCCTCAACAGCTGCACCAACCCATGGATATATCTCTACtatagctaa